The Pseudanabaena sp. BC1403 genomic sequence TCGTTTCTGATATCTCCCTCCTGTTTCTATCCTTGCTTTTTTCCTATTCTAATTATTTTGCGCTTCTTTTTGGGAGCGGAATGTGGGCTAAAAAATCTAGAGAATTTAGTGACCTTGTCCGCCAGCAAAAATGGGAGAAAGCGAGCAATAAATCATTCGAGAAATTGCAAAAAACTGTTAAACAGGATTTTGGTGAGAATGTACAGATGGTGAGAAACATGGAAGGACTCGCCAAAATGTCTGAGGTTTTGAAAGACTTCATTAGACCCTATGCTAATATTCCCCAGAATAAGAAAGAGCTTCAGCGTCTGTTAGAGACCGCAGTGACAGCTTGGGATTTAGCGCTTATGCCAAAAGAAAAAAGGGAATCTGAGTTAGACCAAATATTTGCCTCAATGCTTAAAAAAGCTAAGAAAAAAATAGATAAAGAGGATCTTGCGACTAGTAAAGCTTTGATTGAAGATTTTATTAATCGCAAATTAAAGTATTTTGCTGATGAGCAGCGACAAGTCGTAGATTTTCAGGTAGAGTACCTTGGTCGAGGTGAATACCATCTCTCAGTAGCGTCCACAATGTCTAACCCATCAATCTAAGCAAGATTTTTGATGTATTGAGGCAAGGCTACCATCCCCAAGTACCTACTTCGCCTTTAAATGGCCCCACAATATCAGAAGTAATCCAGCCACCATAAAAATCACCAGCTTGCGGCGTGATTAGCTCATCATTGACGTAGCAGGCATCCATGAGACTCCCGTAGAAACTAATCGAGTTTTGAATATCTACGAAATTAGGAGTAGGGACAGTATATCGCCAGCCCGCATTTTGGATATATTTATCTGCGATCGCAATATCATAATATTGGCTGATTCCCTTCCATTCGCACATCGTTCGCCGCGAAGTTTCAACCAAATACTCCATTTTGATATCTTCTATAGGAATGTAATAACAAGGCGGATGACTGGTTTCTAAAACCCGTTTAGCGCGATCGGTTTCTGCCAAAACAA encodes the following:
- a CDS encoding DUF427 domain-containing protein; protein product: MHPNRIEPQAGQESVWDYPRPAILEDTTKHIRIICNDIVLAETDRAKRVLETSHPPCYYIPIEDIKMEYLVETSRRTMCEWKGISQYYDIAIADKYIQNAGWRYTVPTPNFVDIQNSISFYGSLMDACYVNDELITPQAGDFYGGWITSDIVGPFKGEVGTWGW